A region of Panicum virgatum strain AP13 chromosome 8N, P.virgatum_v5, whole genome shotgun sequence DNA encodes the following proteins:
- the LOC120685940 gene encoding cysteine proteinase inhibitor 8-like, which produces MASLTANALCVVPTMAAAAAPRRHRSLVVARASAAKVDDAAGGRRQAMVLLAAVAATTASTAAAGRSARAAVSTKTGQWAEIENVTDPYVQDLGKWAVTEHNKQSGEGLEFGKVVRGRQQVVAGMNYSLEIETKGPASRFYEAGLFVSLPPEKRQLKSFTPLLG; this is translated from the coding sequence ATGGCATCCCTCACAGCGAACGCATTGTGCGTCGTCCCCaccatggcggcggcagctgcaccgcgccgccaccgcagcctCGTCGTGGCCAGAGCTTCTGCTGCCAAGGTTGATGACGCCGCCGGTGGGCGGCGCCAAGCCATGGTGTtgctcgccgccgtggcggccACCACTGCCTCGACAGCAGCCGCCGGCCGGTCCGCGAGAGCCGCTGTGTCCACGAAGACCGGGCAGTGGGCGGAAATAGAGAACGTGACGGACCCTTACGTGCAGGATCTCGGCAAATGGGCTGTTACGGAGCACAACAAGCAGTCTGGGGAGGGTTTGGAGTTTGGTAAGGTCGTCAGAGGCAGGCAGCAAGTCGTCGCGGGCATGAACTACAGTCTCGAGATCGAAACGAAGGGACCGGCCTCCCGTTTCTACGAGGCGGGTCTGTTTGTTTCCCTGCCGCCGGAGAAGCGTCAGCTCAAGTCCTTCACGCCCTTGCTTGGGTGA